Proteins encoded together in one Camelina sativa cultivar DH55 chromosome 9, Cs, whole genome shotgun sequence window:
- the LOC104712634 gene encoding uncharacterized protein LOC104712634 — MDPIESVEYNGFETSNGNSHVDHGWKKVVYPKRNRKTKPADQATAANGGKTVQNGTGDNVFRSLEEQAEDRRRRILAAKMAAVDSDDDGVVRSKHRSNGYGDDGSDDDDDEIAAARNESLKVEETKKKKPKKEKKPKVSLPEAASKIDPSNLEAFLIEATESYATQPEIQLMRFADYFGRALSGVSSVQFPSVKMFKESPLSKLIDVPLVHIPEPVYKTSVDWINQRPIEALGHFVLWAFDCILTDLAAQQGGAKGGKKGAQHASSKSQVAIFVALAMVLRRKPDALTNVLPTLRENAKYQGQDKLPVTVWMMAQASQADLSVGLYSWAHNLLPVVVNKNCNPQSRDLILQLVEKMLTNPKARTILVNGAVRKGERLIPPPSFEMLMRLTFPASSARVKATERFEAIYPLLKEVALAGAPGSKAMKQVTQQIFTFALKLAGEGNPVLAKEATAVAMWAVTENVDCCKHWDNLYKENLEASVAVLKKLVEEWKEHSLKLSSSPSDKLTLNRTMKSFRLKNEEAITEGGANDALYKEADKSCKVISGKLSRGSSCLKGTAIAVVILAAGAAGAAVLSSNPEVTAELKNLVESFELHEYLNKYTEVFTSALKK, encoded by the exons ATGGATCCGATCGAATCTGTCGAGTACAATGGCTTCGAGACCTCTAACGGTAACTCTCACGTCGACCATGGTTGGAAAAAGGTCGTGTACCCGAAACGTAACCGGAAGACAAAACCGGCGGATCAAGCCACAGCGGCGAACGGTGGCAAAACCGTTCAGAACGGAACCGGAGACAACGTGTTCCGTTCCCTTGAAGAGCAAGCTGAGGATCGAAGACGACGGATCCTAGCGGCGAAGATGGCTGCTGTTGATTCGGATGATGATGGTGTTGTTAGATCTAAACACCGATCTAATGGTTACGGCGATGAtggtagtgatgatgatgatgatgagatcgCTGCGGCGAGGAATGAGAGTCTTAAGGTTGAggaaactaaaaagaagaagcctaagaaggagaagaagcctAAAGTGTCTTTGCCTGAAGCTGCATCTAAGATCGATCCTTCAAATCTCGAAGCTTTCCTTATTGAAGCTACG gaATCGTATGCGACTCAACCTGAGATTCAGCTAATGAGATTTGCTGATTACTTTGGGAGAGCACTCTCTGGTGTTTCATCTGTGCAGTTTCCATCGGTGAAAATGTTCAAGGAGTCTCCTTTGTCTAAGCTGATCGAT GTTCCGTTAGTTCATATTCCGGAAccagtttacaaaacatcagtTGATTGGATCAACCAACGTCCAATTGAGGCTCTTGGACACTTTGTGTTGTGGGCGTTTGATTGTATTCTCACAGATTTGGCAGCTCAACAAGGTGGTGCCAAAGGTGGGAAGAAGGGTGCACAACATGCTTCTTCCAAATCTCAG GTTGCAATATTTGTTGCATTAGCAATGGTACTGCGTAGGAAACCTGATGCTTTGACTAATGTACTACCAACTTTGAGGGAGAATGCTAAGTATCAGGGACAGGACAAGCTTCCTGTTACAGTTTGGATGATGGCTCAG GCTTCCCAAGCTGATCTATCTGTAGGCTTGTATTCATGGGCGCACAACTTGTTACCTGTAGTTGTTAATAAGAACTGCAACCCTCAGTCAAGGGATCTCATCCTGCAGTTGGTTGAGAA AATGTTGACGAATCCAAAGGCTAGGACCATACTTGTTAATGGAGCTGTTAGGAAAGGAGAGCGATTGATTCCTCCTCCTTCATTTGAGATGTTGATGCGTCTTACATTCCCTGCTTCATCCGCAAGAGTAAAG GCTACAGAGAGGTTTGAGGCAATATATCCCTTGCTGAAAGAAGTGGCTCTTGCTGGTGCACCAGGAAGCAAGGCAATGAAACAAGTGACACAACAGATATTCACTTTTGCTCTGAAGCTAGCTGGAGAAG GAAACCCTGTTTTAGCCAAGGAAGCTACAGCAGTTGCTATGTGGGCTGTGACAGAAAACGTTGATTGCTGCAAGCACTGGGACAATCTCTACAAGGAGAATCTGGAAGCTAGTGTTGCTGTTCTTAAAAAGCTTGTAGAAGAATGGAAAGAGCATTCGCTCAAACTATCATCATCACCGAGTGATAAGCTCACTCTCAACAGAACTATGAAGAGCTTCAGGCTAAAG AACGAGGAGGCCATCACTGAGGGAGGAGCCAATGATGCTCTTTACAAAGAAGCTGACAAGTCCTGCAAAGTGATATCGGGAAAACTCTCCCGTGGAAGTAGCTGCCTCAAAGGAACAGCCATTGCTGTTGTGATTCTAGCTGCAGGAGCAGCTGGTGCAGCTGTTCTATCCTCCAACCCGGAGGTTACAGCCGAGCTGAAGAACCTGGTGGAGTCATTCG
- the LOC104712635 gene encoding uncharacterized protein At4g22758-like, translated as MLLYNKQKKNQNAKGNRILISVTVLGSAGPIRFVAYEEDLVASVIDTALKCYAREGRLPLLGSDFNDFLLYCPMVGPEALSTWNAIGSLGARNFMLCRKPEEKKVEETNGRANSTINGARKGGSLKAWLNKSFNLKVPSH; from the exons ATGTTGCTATACaacaagcagaagaagaaccaaaacgCTAAAGGGAATAGGATTCTCATTAGCGTTACGGTTTTGGGTAGTGCCGGTCCGATCCGGTTTGTGGCTTATGAGGAAGATCTCGTTGCTTCTGTTATTGATACTGCTCTTAAGTGTTACGCTCGTGAAGGTCGTCTTCCACTTCTTGGATCTGATTTTAATGACTTTCTTCTCTATTGTCCTATGGTTGGACCTGAAG CTTTAAGTACATGGAATGCAATTGGATCGCTTGGTGCAAGGAACTTTATGTTGTGTAGGAaaccagaagagaagaaggTTGAGGAAACTAATGGAAGAGCTAACTCTACCATTAATGGAGCAAGAAAAGGTGGTAGCTTGAAGGCTTGGCTCAACAAGTCTTTCAACCTCAAAGTCCCAAGTCATTAA
- the LOC104712636 gene encoding protein C2-DOMAIN ABA-RELATED 9 isoform X1 yields the protein MFVLFLELRVDSAFWMFLSSSSSSLSKSFSKVYKFSSKPLAYFWLNSGQTKGFHREISMEDKPLGILRVHVKRGINLAIRDATTSDPYVVITLANQKLKTRVINNNCNPVWNEQLTLSIKDVNDPIRLTVFDKDRFSGDDKMGDGEIDLKPFLEAHQMELDFQKLPNGCAIKRIRPGRTNCLAEESSITWSNGKIKQDMILRLKNVECGEVEIMLEWTDGPGCKGLGREGSKKTPWMPTKRMD from the exons atgtttgttttgtttttggaactCCGCGTTGATTCAGCGTTCTGgatgtttctctcttcttcttcttcttcattatccaaATCGTTTTCCAAAGTAtataaattttcatcaaaacccCTCgcttatttttggttaaattcaGGCCAAACCAAAGGGTTTCACAGAgagattt CAATGGAGGATAAACCATTAGGGATTCTGAGGGTTCATGTGAAAAGAGGGATTAATCTTGCCATTCGTGATGCCACCACCAGTGATCCTTATGTTGTTATTACGTTGGCTAatcag AAACTGAAGACGCGTGTGATTAATAATAACTGTAATCCAGTGTGGAACGAACAACTGACACTTTCCATCAAAGATGTGAATGATCCAATTCGTCTG ACGGTGTTTGATAAAGACAGATTCTCGGGAGATGACAAAATGGGTGATGGAGAAATAGACTTAAAGCCGTTCCTAGAAGCGCATCAGATGGAGTTAGATTTCCAGAAGCTTCCCAATGGTTGTGCAATCAAGAGGATCCGTCCAGGCAGGACCAACTGTTTGGCTGAAGAGAGCAGCATCACTTGGAGCAATgggaaaatcaaacaagacatgaTTCTTAGACTAAAGAATGTGGAATGTGGAGAAGTAGAGATCATGCTCGAGTGGACTGACGGTCCAGGCTGCAAGGGTCTGGGACGCGAAG GATCTAAGAAGACACCATGGATGCCAACAAAACGAATGGACTAA
- the LOC104712636 gene encoding protein C2-DOMAIN ABA-RELATED 9 isoform X2, with protein sequence MEDKPLGILRVHVKRGINLAIRDATTSDPYVVITLANQKLKTRVINNNCNPVWNEQLTLSIKDVNDPIRLTVFDKDRFSGDDKMGDGEIDLKPFLEAHQMELDFQKLPNGCAIKRIRPGRTNCLAEESSITWSNGKIKQDMILRLKNVECGEVEIMLEWTDGPGCKGLGREGSKKTPWMPTKRMD encoded by the exons ATGGAGGATAAACCATTAGGGATTCTGAGGGTTCATGTGAAAAGAGGGATTAATCTTGCCATTCGTGATGCCACCACCAGTGATCCTTATGTTGTTATTACGTTGGCTAatcag AAACTGAAGACGCGTGTGATTAATAATAACTGTAATCCAGTGTGGAACGAACAACTGACACTTTCCATCAAAGATGTGAATGATCCAATTCGTCTG ACGGTGTTTGATAAAGACAGATTCTCGGGAGATGACAAAATGGGTGATGGAGAAATAGACTTAAAGCCGTTCCTAGAAGCGCATCAGATGGAGTTAGATTTCCAGAAGCTTCCCAATGGTTGTGCAATCAAGAGGATCCGTCCAGGCAGGACCAACTGTTTGGCTGAAGAGAGCAGCATCACTTGGAGCAATgggaaaatcaaacaagacatgaTTCTTAGACTAAAGAATGTGGAATGTGGAGAAGTAGAGATCATGCTCGAGTGGACTGACGGTCCAGGCTGCAAGGGTCTGGGACGCGAAG GATCTAAGAAGACACCATGGATGCCAACAAAACGAATGGACTAA
- the LOC104712637 gene encoding protein C2-DOMAIN ABA-RELATED 6-like encodes MMELVGLVRIRVIRGINLARRDAFSSDPFVVITMGAQKLKSFTVKNNCNPEWNEELTLAIENPKEPVNMMVYDKDTFTADDKMGDAEIDIKPFLDVHKRGLLELPDGKELNRIAPTKENCLSEESRIVSDNGKIVQNMILVLRNVECGKVEIQLEWIKNPGGSGL; translated from the exons ATGATGGAGCTTGTAGGGCTTGTAAGAATCCGAGTGATAAGAGGGATCAATCTTGCTCGCAGAGACGCTTTTAGCAGCGACCCTTTTGTCGTCATAACCATGGGTGCACag AAGCTCAAGTCTTTTACTGTGAAAAATAACTGCAACCCCGAGTGGAACGAGGAACTGACCCTTGCAATTGAAAATCCCAAGGAGCCTGTAAATATG ATGGTGTATGACAAAGATACTTTTACAGCCGACGACAAGATGGGAGATGCTGAGATAGATATCAAACCGTTCCTAGATGTTCACAAACGAGGTTTGCTAGAACTTCCAGATGGTAAAGAGCTCAATAGAATTGCTCCTACCAAAGAGAACTGCTTGTCTGAAGAGAGCAGAATCGTCTCTGATAACGGCAAGATCGTTCAGAACATGATTCTTGTGTTGAGGAATGTTGAATGTGGCAAGGTTGAGATTCAGCTTGAGTGGATTAAAAATCCAGGTGGTTCTGGACTCTGA
- the LOC104712638 gene encoding protein C2-DOMAIN ABA-RELATED 7 produces MEDLVGLLRIRVKRGINLARRDSLSSDPFVLITMGSQKLKSRTVENNCNPEWNEELTLAIKHPDEPVNLTVYDKDTFTSHDKMGEAKIDIKPFLEVHKMGLEELPDGTEIKRVVPTRDNCLSEASSIVSNNGKIVQDMILLLRNVECGEVEIQLEWIQIPGSRGL; encoded by the exons ATGGAGGACCTTGTAGGGCTTCTCAGGATCCGAGTGAAGAGAGGGATCAATCTCGCTCGTCGTGACTCTTTAAGCAGTGACCCTTTTGTCCTCATAACCATGGGATCACAG AAGCTGAAGTCGCGTACTGTAGAAAACAACTGTAACCCTGAATGGAACGAGGAATTGACCCTTGCGATCAAACACCCCGATGAACCTGTGAATCTG ACAGTGTATGACAAAGATACATTCACATCGCATGACAAGATGGGAGAAGCCAAGATAGACATCAAACCATTTCTAGAGGTTCACAAAATGGGTTTGGAAGAACTCCCAGATGGAACAGAGATCAAGAGAGTTGTTCCCACCAGAGACAACTGCTTGTCTGAAGCGAGCAGTATCGTTTCCAATAATGGCAAGATCGTTCAGGACATGATTCTTCTGTTGAGGAATGTCGAATGCGGCGAGGTCGAGATTCAGCTTGAATGGATTCAAATTCCAGGTAGTAGGGGACTCTGA
- the LOC104712640 gene encoding uncharacterized protein LOC104712640, translated as MASTSTSSLMSSKTIISKTALFFSSPGIVKRSFLSFSPASPSVKPLRTRSSNATKFNEVTSSVDEDMDQIRRLQNGSDVRGVALEGEKGRTVDLTPAAVEAIAESFGEWVAATEGNPNGVIKVSLGRDPRVSGGKLSTAIFAGLGRAGCLAFDMGLATTPACFMSTLLSPFEYDASIMMTASHLPYTRNGLKFFTKRGGLTSPEVEKICDLAARKYATRQSKVSTLIKTRPKQVDFMSAYSKHLREIIKERINHPEHYDTPLKGFQIVVNAGNGSGGFFTWDVLDKLGADTFGSLYLNPDGMFPNHIPNPENKIAMSHTRAAVLENSADLGVVFDTDVDRSGVVDNRGNPINGDKLIALMSAIVLKEHPGSTVVTDARTSMGLTKFITERGGRHCLYRVGYRNVIDKGANI; from the exons ATGGCGTCGACTTCAACATCATCTTTAATGTCTTCTAAAACTATAATCTCAAAAACAGCTCTGTTTTTCTCTTCACCGGGGATAGTCAAACGAAGTTTCTTATCATTCTCACCAGCTTCTCCTTCGGTTAAGCCTTTAAGAACAAGATCTTCAAATGCCACTAAGTTCAATGAAGTAACGAGCAGTGTCGACGAAGATATGGACCAGATTCGACGGTTGCAAAACGGTTCTGATGTGAGAGGAGTCGCATTGGAAGGAGAGAAAGGCAGAACTGTTGACCTAACGCCTGCAGCCGTTGAAGCTATCGCAGAGAGCTTTGGAGAATGGGTTGCAGCAACTGAGGGTAATCCAAATGGTGTCATCAAGGTTTCTCTCGGACGGGATCCACGTGTTTCCGGTGGGAAGCTAAGTACAGCTATTTTCGCCGGGTTAGGTCGTGCAGGCTGTTTAGCTTTTGACATGGGTTTAGCTACTACTCCAGCTTGCTTCATGAGCACGTTACTGTCTCCATTCGAATACGACGCTTCAATTATG ATGACGGCTTCTCATTTGCCGTATACAAGAAATGGACTCAAGTTCTTTACCAAGAGAGGAGGCTTAACGTCTCCTGAAGTGGAGAAGATATGCGACTTAGCTGCGCGGAAGTACGCTACTAGGCAGAGTAAAGTCTCTACACTGATCAAAACTCGACCGAAGCAAGTTGATTTCATGAGCGCTTACTCTAAGCATCTTCGAGAAATCATTAAAGAGAGAATCAATCACCCTGAACACTACGACACTCCACTCAAAGGGTTTCAG ATAGTTGTGAATGCGGGTAATGGGTCAGGAGGGTTCTTCACTTGGGACGTTCTAGACAAGTTAGGAGCCGATACATTTGGTTCGCTCTATCTAAATCCAGATGGGATGTTCCCAAATCACATTCCTAATCCGGAAAACAAAATCGCAATGTCACACACCCGAGCCGCGGTTCTTGAGAACTCAGCGGATCTCGGGGTTGTGTTTGACACGGATGTTGACAGGAGTGGAGTGGTGGATAACAGAGGAAACCCTATAAACGGAGATAAGCTCATTGCTCTTATGTCAGCTATTGTGCTAAAAGAACATCCAG GGAGTACAGTAGTAACTGACGCAAGAACGAGTATGGGGCTAACTAAGTTTATAACTGAGCGAGGGGGGAGGCATTGTTTGTACAGAGTAGGGTATAGAAACGTGATTGACAAGGGNGCAAATATCTAA
- the LOC104712639 gene encoding uncharacterized protein LOC104712639 — MASTSTSSLMSSKTIISKTALFFSSPGIVKRSFLSFSPASPSVKPLRTRSSNATKFNEVTSSVDEDMDQIRRLQNGSDVRGVALEGEKGRTVDLTPAAVEAIAESFGEWVAATEGNPNGVIKVSLGRDPRVSGGKLSTAIFAGLGRAGCLAFDMGLATTPACFMSTLLSPFEYDASIMMTASHLPYTRNGLKFFTKRGGLTSPEVEKICDLAARKYATRQSKVSTLIKTRPKQVDFMSAYSKHLREIIKERINHPEHYDTPLKGFQIVVNAGNGSGGFFTWDVLDKLGADTFGSLYLNPDGMFPNHIPNPENKIAMSHTRAAVLENSADLGVVFDTDVDRSGVVDNRGNPINGDKLIALMSAIVLKEHPGSTVVTDARTSMGLTKFITERGGRHCLYRVGYRNVIDKGVELNKDGIETHLMMETSGHGAVKENHFLDDGAYMVVKIIIEMVRMRLAGSNEGIGSLIEDLEEPLEAVELRLNILSEPRDAKAKGIEAIETFREYIEEGKLKGWELDSCGDCWVNEGCLVDSNDHPSAIDAHMYRARVSDEESGDEYGWVHMRQSIHNPNIAVNMQSMLSGGCLSMTRVFRDQFLEASGIARFLDISDFDNYIGRQS, encoded by the exons ATGGCGTCGACTTCAACATCATCTTTAATGTCTTCTAAAACTATAATCTCAAAAACAGCTCTGTTTTTCTCTTCACCGGGGATAGTCAAACGAAGTTTCTTATCATTCTCACCAGCTTCTCCTTCGGTTAAGCCTTTAAGAACAAGATCTTCAAATGCCACTAAGTTCAATGAAGTAACGAGCAGTGTCGACGAAGATATGGACCAGATTCGACGGTTGCAAAACGGTTCTGATGTGAGAGGAGTCGCATTGGAAGGAGAGAAAGGCAGAACTGTTGACCTAACGCCTGCAGCCGTTGAAGCTATCGCAGAGAGCTTTGGAGAATGGGTTGCAGCAACTGAGGGTAATCCAAATGGTGTCATCAAGGTTTCTCTCGGACGGGATCCACGTGTTTCCGGTGGGAAGCTAAGTACAGCTATTTTCGCCGGGTTAGGTCGTGCAGGCTGTTTAGCTTTTGACATGGGTTTAGCTACTACTCCAGCTTGCTTCATGAGCACGTTACTGTCTCCATTCGAATACGACGCTTCAATTATG ATGACGGCTTCTCATTTGCCGTATACAAGAAATGGACTCAAGTTCTTTACCAAGAGAGGAGGCTTAACGTCTCCTGAAGTGGAGAAGATATGTGACTTAGCTGCGCGGAAGTACGCTACTAGGCAGAGTAAAGTCTCTACACTGATCAAAACTCGACCGAAGCAAGTTGATTTCATGAGCGCTTACTCTAAGCATCTTCGAGAAATCATTAAAGAGAGAATCAATCACCCTGAACACTACGACACTCCACTCAAAGGGTTTCAG ATAGTTGTGAATGCGGGTAATGGGTCAGGAGGGTTCTTCACTTGGGACGTTCTAGACAAGTTAGGAGCCGATACATTTGGTTCGCTCTATCTAAATCCAGATGGGATGTTCCCAAATCACATTCCTAATCCGGAAAACAAAATCGCAATGTCACACACCCGAGCCGCGGTTCTTGAGAACTCAGCGGATCTCGGGGTTGTGTTTGACACGGATGTTGACAGGAGTGGAGTGGTGGATAACAGAGGAAACCCTATAAACGGAGATAAGCTCATTGCTCTTATGTCAGCTATTGTGCTAAAAGAACATCCAG GGAGTACAGTAGTAACAGACGCAAGAACGAGTATGGGGCTAACTAAGTTTATAACTGAGCGAGGGGGGAGGCATTGTTTGTACAGAGTAGGGTATAGAAACGTGATTGACAAGGGAGTAGAGCTGAACAAAGATGGCATCGAGACTCATCTCATGATGGAAACTTCAGGACATGGTGCTGTTAAGGAGAATCACTTCTTGGACGATG GTGCATACATGGTGGTGAAGATCATTATCGAAATGGTGAGAATGAGACTAGCCGGATCAAATGAAGGTATCGGTAGTCTGATTGAAGATCTTGAAGAGCCATTAGAAGCAGTGGAGCTGCGGTTAAATATTTTGTCAGAGCCAAGAGATGCCAAAGCAAAAGGCATTGAAGCCATTGAGACTTTCAGAGAATACATCGAG GAAGGAAAACTTAAAGGGTGGGAACTGGACTCGTGTGGGGATTGTTGGGTGAATGAAGGTTGTTTGGTGGACTCAAATGATCATCCATCTGCAATTGATGCTCACATGTATAG GGCAAgagttagtgatgaagagagTGGGGATGAGTATGGTTGGGTGCATATGAGGCAGAGTATTCATAACCCTAACATTGCTGTTAATATGCAATCAATGCTTTCTGGTGGATGTCTCTCCATGACAAGAGTCTTCAGAGACCA GTTTCTTGAAGCTAGTGGGATTGCTAGATTCTTGGATATAAGTGACTTCGACAATTACATCGGACGTCAATCTTGA